The following are from one region of the Verrucomicrobiota bacterium genome:
- a CDS encoding Na+ dependent nucleoside transporter domain protein has protein sequence MALKLISLFGLLMLLALAWACSLNRKAFPWRTVLWGLGLQFLFVLLILKTPFGAGMFQFVERGFAKLNQFAIEGAGMVFGPLANEKLLTEKWGAENSFIFAVTVSATIIVVSSLSSLLYHWGILQRVVHAVAVVMQKAMRTSGSETLAVAANIFMGQTEAPLVIKPYLAGMTRSELHALMVGGMATIAGGVMVAYTSFGASAGHLLTASVMSAPAALMIAKIILPETDKSETAHDAPLKIERTSSNSIDSLCRGASEGLTLALNVMAMLIAFVAVVALANYLLGLLLRPLGLHATWQDVFGWLNAPFAWLIGVPAKDCVQVGQILGERIVLNEFFAYLTLTRQKAALDERSFVLATYALCGFANFSSIAIQIGGIGGLAPGRRTDLAQLGLRAMIGGVLACYATASIVGMLL, from the coding sequence ATGGCGCTGAAGCTGATCAGCTTGTTCGGTCTCCTCATGCTCCTCGCTTTGGCCTGGGCCTGTTCGTTGAACCGGAAAGCGTTTCCGTGGCGCACGGTTCTCTGGGGGTTGGGACTGCAATTCCTCTTCGTGTTGCTCATCCTGAAGACGCCCTTTGGCGCGGGAATGTTCCAGTTCGTGGAACGCGGCTTCGCCAAGCTCAACCAATTCGCCATCGAGGGAGCCGGGATGGTTTTCGGGCCGCTGGCGAACGAGAAGTTGCTCACCGAAAAATGGGGCGCCGAGAACAGCTTCATCTTCGCCGTGACCGTCAGCGCCACGATCATCGTGGTCTCGTCCTTGTCTTCGTTGCTGTATCACTGGGGTATTTTGCAGCGCGTCGTCCATGCCGTCGCGGTCGTGATGCAAAAAGCGATGCGGACCAGCGGCAGCGAAACGCTGGCGGTGGCGGCGAATATTTTCATGGGCCAAACCGAGGCTCCGCTCGTGATCAAGCCTTATCTGGCGGGCATGACTCGGAGCGAATTGCACGCCTTGATGGTCGGCGGCATGGCGACCATCGCGGGCGGCGTGATGGTGGCTTACACTTCGTTCGGCGCCAGCGCGGGCCATTTGCTCACCGCTTCCGTCATGAGCGCGCCTGCCGCGTTGATGATCGCCAAAATCATCCTGCCCGAGACCGACAAAAGCGAGACGGCCCACGATGCGCCGCTGAAGATCGAACGCACTTCGTCCAACAGCATCGACTCGCTCTGCCGCGGCGCTTCGGAAGGACTCACGCTGGCGCTGAACGTCATGGCCATGCTCATCGCGTTCGTGGCCGTGGTCGCGCTCGCGAACTATTTGCTCGGCCTGCTCTTGCGGCCGCTCGGCCTGCACGCCACGTGGCAGGATGTGTTCGGGTGGTTGAATGCTCCGTTTGCGTGGTTGATCGGAGTGCCGGCTAAAGACTGCGTACAGGTTGGCCAGATCCTCGGCGAACGCATCGTCCTGAATGAATTCTTCGCTTACCTCACCTTGACCCGGCAGAAGGCCGCGCTGGATGAGCGGAGTTTCGTGCTGGCGACCTACGCCCTTTGTGGCTTCGCGAACTTCTCCAGCATCGCCATCCAGATCGGAGGGATCGGCGGCCTGGCGCCGGGCCGTCGCACAGACCTGGCCCAACTCGGTCTTCGGGCCATGATCGGCGGCGTGCTGGCCTGCTACGCCACGGCCAGCATCGTGGGAATGCTCCTCTGA